The Acidobacteriota bacterium genomic interval GACGGGTGCGTCCAGCGCTGCCTCGAACTTCCGAGGCGCCAACGTCGGCTGCGACTCCTACCGAGTGGACGACTGGGAACTGATCGACACGCCCGGGCTGCTACGAAGCTCCGATGTTGAGACCACCCGACTAGCCCTGGAGCGCCTGCGTGGCGACGATACCGTCCTACTGGTCGCCCAGGGAACCGAACTGGACGCAGACTTGGCCGACCTGCTGCCGCTGGTAGCGGGTCGACTCGGCGCACTGGTCGTGACCCATCGGGACCGACTCGCCCGGCTGGAAGTGGAGGCGCGGCTGGGAGAGTTGGCGCGCCGGACGGGTTTGCCGGTGGTCTTTGTGGACGCTCGACGACTGGACCCCAACGACCGTCAAGGGCTGATACAGGCGCTGGAAGCGCCCGGCACGATCCCCGCCGAAGCCGGTTTGAGCTTCCGCGATCTGATCGTCCGTCCGCGCCCTCTTTTCCTGGATC includes:
- a CDS encoding GTPase domain-containing protein, with protein sequence MLRTSLRTVVLLGKENVGKTQLAASLTGASSAASNFRGANVGCDSYRVDDWELIDTPGLLRSSDVETTRLALERLRGDDTVLLVAQGTELDADLADLLPLVAGRLGALVVTHRDRLARLEVEARLGELARRTGLPVVFVDARRLDPNDRQGLIQALEAPGTIPAEAGLSFRDLIVRPRPLFLDRSALGPFWALLLLLTPAWVAVDAASRLADRIDPWVRVPTELLAGLLASWPQPLAEILAGDYGFVTMGPLLLVWA